From one Alicyclobacillus acidocaldarius subsp. acidocaldarius Tc-4-1 genomic stretch:
- the purB gene encoding adenylosuccinate lyase: MIDRYSRPEMASLWTLEEKMRWWLEVEILAVEAWAELGVIPKEDARLIRERARFDVNRVLEIEQETRHDVVAFTRAVSESLGPERKWVHYGLTSTDVVDTALMAQLRRPIEIIREDVEQLLATLEALAKKHKYTVMMGRTHGVHAEPTTFGLKCLLWYAELERDLERFDAASERMRYGKISGAVGTYANVDPRVEEYVCSRLGLKPAPISTQTLQRDRHAEFIFTLALLGTTLDKIATEIRALQKSEVREVEEPFYKGQKGSSAMPHKRNPVSCEQISGLSRVLRGYVVPALEDVPLWHERDISHSSVERIVLPDATILIDYMLNRMNRILTDLHVYPENMRRNMDRTHGLVFSQRVMTALVDKGLSREEAYDTVQPLAMQAWEEARSFKDLVLASHSVRAHLSPEEIEELFDPSWHLKHVDTIFHRFGM; this comes from the coding sequence GTGATCGACCGGTACAGCCGGCCTGAGATGGCGAGCCTGTGGACACTCGAAGAAAAGATGCGGTGGTGGCTGGAAGTCGAAATCCTCGCCGTGGAGGCGTGGGCGGAACTCGGCGTCATCCCGAAGGAAGACGCGCGGCTCATCCGCGAGCGCGCGCGCTTCGACGTGAACCGGGTGCTCGAGATCGAGCAGGAGACGCGCCACGACGTGGTGGCGTTCACCCGTGCGGTCTCCGAGTCGCTCGGCCCGGAACGGAAGTGGGTGCACTACGGGCTGACGTCGACGGACGTGGTGGACACCGCGCTCATGGCGCAGCTGCGCCGGCCCATCGAGATCATCCGCGAGGACGTGGAGCAACTCCTGGCGACGCTCGAAGCGCTCGCGAAAAAGCACAAGTACACCGTCATGATGGGCCGCACGCACGGCGTGCACGCGGAACCCACCACGTTCGGTCTCAAGTGCCTGCTCTGGTACGCCGAATTGGAGCGCGATCTCGAGCGGTTCGACGCGGCGAGCGAGCGCATGCGCTACGGCAAGATCTCCGGTGCCGTGGGCACGTACGCGAACGTCGATCCGCGAGTGGAGGAATACGTCTGCTCGAGGCTCGGATTGAAGCCCGCGCCCATCAGCACGCAGACGTTGCAGCGGGATCGGCACGCGGAATTCATCTTCACCCTGGCGCTCCTCGGCACCACGCTCGACAAGATTGCGACCGAGATCCGGGCGCTGCAGAAGTCCGAGGTGCGCGAGGTGGAGGAGCCGTTCTACAAGGGGCAGAAAGGATCTTCCGCCATGCCGCACAAGCGAAACCCGGTGTCGTGCGAGCAGATCTCCGGGCTCTCGCGCGTGCTGCGCGGCTACGTCGTGCCCGCGCTCGAAGACGTGCCGCTCTGGCACGAGCGCGACATCAGCCACTCGTCCGTGGAGCGCATCGTGCTGCCGGACGCGACGATTCTCATCGACTACATGCTGAACCGCATGAACCGCATCTTGACCGATCTGCACGTCTACCCCGAGAACATGCGCCGCAACATGGATCGGACGCACGGGCTCGTGTTCTCGCAGCGCGTCATGACCGCGCTTGTGGACAAGGGCCTGTCGCGCGAGGAGGCGTACGACACCGTCCAGCCCCTCGCGATGCAGGCGTGGGAAGAGGCGAGATCGTTCAAGGACCTCGTCCTCGCGTCCCATAGCGTCAGGGCGCACCTTTCGCCCGAGGAGATTGAGGAGCTGTTCGATCCGTCCTGGCATTTGAAGCACGTCGACACCATCTTTCACCGCTTTGGCATGTGA
- the purC gene encoding phosphoribosylaminoimidazolesuccinocarboxamide synthase, translating to MAEETLLYEGKAKKVFATSDPGVVRILYKDDATAFNGEKRGTIVGKGAINNQMSNLLFRYLEEHGVPTHFVEEISERETLVRKVEIIPLEVVVRNLAAGSFSKRFGIEEGTVLERPLVEFYYKNDALGDPLVTDDHALILHLATADDLEELRRLALAVNHLLVRRFREAGLILVDFKLEFGRLPSGEIVLADEISPDTCRLWDERTREKLDKDRFRRDLGGVEQAYQEVWARLKGGVAR from the coding sequence ATGGCCGAGGAAACGCTGCTCTACGAAGGCAAGGCGAAAAAGGTGTTTGCGACGTCCGACCCCGGCGTGGTGCGCATCCTGTACAAAGACGACGCCACCGCGTTCAACGGGGAGAAGCGCGGCACCATTGTCGGCAAGGGCGCCATCAACAACCAGATGAGCAACCTCCTGTTCCGCTACCTCGAGGAGCACGGTGTGCCGACACACTTCGTGGAAGAAATCTCTGAACGAGAGACCCTGGTGCGCAAGGTGGAGATCATCCCGCTCGAGGTCGTCGTCCGCAACCTCGCGGCCGGCAGCTTCTCCAAGCGGTTTGGCATCGAAGAGGGCACGGTGCTGGAGCGGCCTTTGGTCGAGTTCTACTACAAGAACGACGCGCTCGGCGATCCGCTCGTGACGGACGATCACGCTCTCATTCTGCACCTGGCCACGGCGGACGACCTCGAGGAACTTCGGCGCCTCGCGCTCGCCGTGAACCATCTTCTTGTCCGGCGCTTCCGCGAGGCCGGGCTCATCCTCGTCGACTTCAAGCTGGAGTTCGGGCGGCTTCCGTCGGGCGAGATCGTCCTGGCGGACGAAATCTCCCCGGACACATGCCGGCTTTGGGATGAACGAACGAGGGAGAAACTGGATAAAGACAGGTTCCGGCGCGATCTCGGCGGCGTCGAACAGGCGTATCAAGAGGTGTGGGCGCGGCTCAAAGGAGGCGTGGCGCGTTGA
- the purS gene encoding phosphoribosylformylglycinamidine synthase subunit PurS, giving the protein MKQFEVEVKVWLKPSVFDPQGHAVHGALVSLGFEGAGEVRIGKFIQMTLEAEDEQAAARQVDEMCQKVLANPVMETYAFEIKERGQ; this is encoded by the coding sequence TTGAAGCAGTTTGAGGTCGAGGTCAAGGTGTGGTTGAAGCCGTCCGTCTTCGATCCGCAGGGGCACGCGGTGCACGGCGCCCTCGTGTCGCTCGGCTTTGAAGGCGCGGGCGAGGTGCGCATCGGCAAGTTCATTCAGATGACGCTCGAGGCGGAAGACGAACAGGCGGCGGCGCGCCAGGTGGACGAGATGTGCCAGAAGGTGCTCGCCAACCCCGTCATGGAGACGTACGCGTTCGAAATCAAGGAGCGAGGCCAATGA
- the purQ gene encoding phosphoribosylformylglycinamidine synthase subunit PurQ: MRWAVVVFPGSNCDRDAEQAIRLVTGDAVDLVWHDAEDLSAYDAIVLPGGFSYGDYLRTGAIARFSPVVRAVAREAERGKPVIGICNGFQILTEAGLLPGALLANHHLQFRCEIAKLRVETNDSPFTRLYQPGEVIRIPIAHGEGRYHAEHEVLDELRRDGRVAFRYVENPNGSVDDIAGILNARRNVLGLMPHPERAVIDWMGSEDGIRMFQSIHAHVEEGLTHA, translated from the coding sequence ATGAGGTGGGCGGTGGTGGTGTTTCCCGGGTCCAATTGCGATCGCGACGCCGAGCAGGCCATCCGCCTGGTGACGGGGGATGCGGTCGATCTCGTCTGGCACGACGCGGAGGATCTCAGCGCCTACGACGCGATTGTGTTGCCGGGCGGGTTCTCCTACGGAGATTATCTCCGCACGGGTGCCATCGCGCGGTTCTCGCCCGTGGTGCGCGCGGTCGCGCGCGAGGCCGAGCGCGGCAAGCCGGTCATCGGCATCTGCAACGGGTTTCAGATCTTGACGGAGGCGGGGCTATTGCCGGGGGCGCTCCTCGCCAACCATCATCTTCAGTTTCGCTGCGAGATCGCGAAACTTCGCGTGGAGACGAACGATTCCCCGTTCACGCGCCTGTATCAGCCCGGGGAGGTCATTCGCATTCCCATCGCGCACGGCGAAGGCCGCTATCACGCGGAGCACGAGGTCTTGGACGAGCTTCGCCGCGACGGCCGCGTGGCGTTCCGCTACGTCGAGAATCCGAACGGATCCGTGGACGACATCGCGGGCATCTTGAACGCCAGGCGGAACGTGCTTGGCCTCATGCCGCACCCCGAGCGGGCCGTGATCGACTGGATGGGTTCGGAGGACGGCATTCGCATGTTTCAATCGATTCACGCGCACGTCGAGGAGGGCCTAACGCATGCGTGA
- the purL gene encoding phosphoribosylformylglycinamidine synthase subunit PurL → MREPTPEEIRDGAIYRSLGLSDSEYERVVEKLGRLPNYVEAGIFGVLWSEHCSYKSSKVHLRRFPTTGLQVLQGPGENAGVVDIGDGWAVAFKMESHNHPSAVEPYQGAATGVGGILRDIFTMGARPIAFLDSLRFGPLDDARTRYLFTQVVAGIGGYGNCVGIPTVGGEVQFSPTYRQNPLVNAMCVGILRADRIVRGEAKGVGNPVFVVGARTGRDGIHGATFASAEDPEEKERSAVQVGDPFLGKLLMEACLELIATGAVVGIQDMGAAGLTSSSAEMASRAGGGIELVLDRVPVRETGMTPYEMMLSESQERMLVVLERGKEEVAFAIFRRYGLEVADVGRVTDDGMLRLLWHGEVVAEIPVRALVDEAPVYERPVGPPVSPKRASIPEPSYLAGAWLDVMRHPNVADKSWVYRQYDTMVRAQTVLGPGMDAALVKVPDLDKAVAMATDGNARYVRLNPKKGGAIAVAEAARNVAAVGARPLAITNCLNFGNPEKPAVMRQLSDAIDGMAEACRALDTPVVSGNVSLYNESRGQDIDPTPIVGCVGVLDGISRRMPSVPREARGLKLVLLGREDDDLDGSLFAELACGEPVGDAPYLDLAAERRLHQLLQRIAAERAAAAVHDVSEGGLAVAIAEMAIGAGCGASLIAPDGVQPAGWLFSEAQGRAIAAVSPDALDALLHLARALDVPARVAGEFTDAPYLEVSFAGDLVRVSLADLEEAYRTAIPSLLRQDAVDSRATL, encoded by the coding sequence ATGCGTGAGCCAACGCCAGAAGAGATCCGGGATGGCGCCATCTACCGAAGCCTGGGGCTCTCGGACAGCGAGTACGAGCGGGTGGTGGAGAAGCTCGGCCGGCTGCCGAACTACGTCGAGGCGGGCATCTTCGGCGTGCTCTGGTCGGAGCACTGCAGCTACAAGAGCTCCAAGGTGCACCTGCGCAGGTTCCCGACGACGGGCCTGCAGGTGCTGCAGGGCCCCGGGGAAAACGCGGGCGTGGTGGACATCGGCGACGGTTGGGCCGTCGCGTTCAAGATGGAGAGCCACAATCACCCCTCCGCCGTCGAGCCGTACCAGGGCGCGGCGACGGGCGTCGGCGGCATCCTGCGCGACATCTTCACCATGGGCGCCCGGCCCATCGCGTTTCTCGACAGCCTGCGCTTCGGGCCGCTGGACGACGCGCGCACGCGGTATTTGTTCACGCAGGTGGTGGCTGGCATTGGCGGATATGGGAACTGCGTAGGCATCCCCACGGTGGGGGGCGAGGTGCAGTTTTCGCCGACGTACCGCCAGAACCCGCTGGTGAACGCGATGTGCGTCGGTATCCTGCGGGCAGACCGCATCGTCCGCGGGGAGGCCAAGGGCGTCGGCAACCCGGTCTTCGTCGTCGGCGCGCGCACGGGCCGCGACGGCATCCACGGCGCCACGTTCGCATCGGCCGAGGATCCGGAGGAGAAGGAGCGCTCGGCGGTGCAGGTGGGCGATCCCTTCCTCGGCAAGCTCCTGATGGAGGCGTGCCTCGAGCTCATCGCCACCGGCGCGGTTGTCGGCATTCAGGACATGGGCGCGGCCGGACTGACCTCGTCGTCCGCGGAGATGGCGAGCCGAGCGGGCGGCGGCATCGAGCTCGTGCTGGATCGCGTCCCGGTGCGGGAGACGGGCATGACCCCGTACGAGATGATGCTGTCCGAGTCGCAGGAGCGCATGCTCGTCGTGCTCGAGCGCGGCAAGGAGGAGGTGGCGTTCGCCATCTTTCGCCGTTATGGCCTCGAGGTGGCCGACGTGGGCCGCGTCACGGACGACGGCATGCTGCGCCTCTTGTGGCACGGGGAAGTGGTCGCGGAAATCCCAGTCCGCGCGCTCGTCGATGAGGCGCCGGTGTACGAGCGGCCGGTTGGCCCGCCCGTATCGCCGAAGCGGGCGTCCATTCCCGAGCCGAGCTATCTCGCGGGGGCCTGGCTCGACGTCATGCGCCATCCGAACGTCGCCGACAAGTCGTGGGTGTACCGCCAGTACGACACGATGGTGCGTGCGCAGACCGTGTTGGGTCCCGGCATGGACGCAGCGCTCGTCAAGGTGCCGGATCTCGACAAGGCGGTGGCCATGGCGACCGACGGCAACGCGCGCTACGTCCGGTTGAATCCGAAAAAGGGCGGCGCCATCGCGGTGGCGGAAGCCGCGCGCAACGTCGCCGCGGTGGGCGCCAGGCCGCTCGCCATCACCAACTGCCTCAACTTCGGCAATCCCGAAAAGCCCGCGGTCATGCGCCAGTTGTCCGACGCCATCGACGGCATGGCCGAGGCGTGTCGGGCGCTCGACACGCCCGTGGTCAGCGGCAACGTGTCGCTCTACAACGAGTCGCGCGGTCAGGACATCGATCCGACGCCCATCGTCGGCTGCGTCGGCGTGCTGGACGGCATTTCCCGCCGCATGCCGTCTGTGCCGCGCGAGGCGCGTGGGCTGAAGCTCGTCCTCCTCGGGCGCGAGGACGATGATCTCGACGGATCGCTCTTCGCTGAACTAGCGTGTGGCGAGCCGGTGGGCGACGCACCGTATCTCGATCTCGCCGCGGAGCGCCGCCTGCACCAACTCCTGCAGCGCATCGCCGCGGAGCGCGCCGCCGCGGCCGTACATGATGTGTCCGAAGGCGGCCTGGCCGTCGCCATCGCGGAAATGGCCATCGGAGCAGGGTGCGGCGCGTCGCTCATCGCGCCCGACGGCGTGCAGCCAGCCGGCTGGCTGTTTTCCGAAGCGCAGGGGCGCGCCATCGCCGCCGTTTCCCCGGATGCGCTCGATGCGCTCCTCCATCTCGCTCGCGCGCTCGACGTCCCGGCGCGCGTCGCAGGGGAATTCACTGATGCGCCGTATCTCGAAGTCTCATTTGCGGGCGATCTCGTCCGCGTTTCGCTCGCCGACTTGGAGGAGGCCTATCGCACTGCCATTCCAAGCCTCCTTCGCCAGGATGCTGTCGACTCGCGCGCAACGCTTTGA
- the purF gene encoding amidophosphoribosyltransferase has product MDSVEKQATYGDKPREECGVFGIFGHPRAAALTYYGLVALQHRGQEAAGITSTDGSRMYSHKGLGLLTDVFRAGELEGLHGHAAIGHVRYSTAGSNTIQNAQPIALATHARNFAIAHNGNLVNARFLRIQLEEQGSLFQTTSDTEVIAHLIAKEGAGDLADLVARAVQKIEGGFALVILSDDELIAVRDPFGLRPMVLGRLGDAHVVASESCAFETVGATLVRDVEPGELLHITHHGVRSVRFAPRRARRMCTFEHVYFARPDSDVDGWNVHSVRKQLGRILAERHPAPGDIVIGVPDSSVSAAAGYAEQSGLPLETGLIKNKYIARTFIQPSQELRDLGVRLKLNAVRSVVEGKRVVLIDDSIVRGTTSRRIVRLLRGAGALEVHVRISSPPYVSPCHYGIDTAKEDELIAARHSIEEIRRAIEADSLEFLTVDELMQAFGFPPGSPVPFCNACFTRRYPTSLIDQTLNEGMEPIRIGG; this is encoded by the coding sequence GTGGATAGCGTGGAAAAGCAGGCGACTTACGGCGATAAGCCGCGCGAAGAGTGTGGCGTCTTTGGCATCTTTGGTCACCCGCGGGCGGCAGCGCTGACGTACTACGGGCTCGTCGCGCTTCAGCACCGCGGACAAGAGGCGGCTGGCATCACTTCCACCGACGGATCACGCATGTACAGCCACAAGGGCCTCGGGCTTTTGACCGACGTGTTTCGCGCGGGCGAGCTCGAGGGGCTCCATGGCCACGCCGCCATCGGCCACGTACGCTACTCGACGGCCGGATCGAACACCATTCAGAACGCGCAGCCCATCGCGCTCGCGACGCACGCGCGCAATTTCGCCATTGCGCACAACGGCAACCTCGTCAACGCGCGGTTTCTGCGCATTCAGTTGGAGGAACAGGGGAGCCTGTTCCAGACGACGTCGGACACCGAGGTCATCGCGCACCTCATCGCGAAGGAGGGCGCTGGCGATTTGGCCGATCTCGTCGCCCGCGCGGTGCAGAAGATCGAGGGCGGCTTCGCGCTCGTCATCCTGAGTGATGACGAGCTCATCGCCGTGCGCGATCCGTTCGGCCTGCGCCCGATGGTGCTCGGGCGGCTCGGGGACGCGCACGTGGTGGCGTCCGAATCCTGCGCCTTCGAGACGGTGGGCGCCACGCTCGTGCGCGACGTGGAGCCGGGCGAGCTGCTGCACATCACGCACCACGGCGTGCGCTCCGTCCGCTTCGCTCCCCGCCGCGCAAGGCGCATGTGCACGTTCGAACACGTGTACTTCGCGCGGCCGGACAGCGACGTGGACGGCTGGAACGTGCACAGCGTGCGAAAACAGCTCGGGCGCATCCTGGCCGAGCGGCATCCTGCGCCGGGCGACATCGTGATTGGCGTGCCGGATTCGAGCGTGTCGGCGGCGGCGGGATACGCCGAGCAGAGCGGGCTTCCGCTCGAGACGGGGCTCATCAAAAACAAGTACATCGCCCGCACGTTCATCCAGCCTTCGCAGGAGCTGCGCGATCTCGGCGTGCGGCTGAAGCTGAACGCCGTGCGCTCGGTGGTCGAAGGCAAGCGCGTCGTCCTCATCGACGATTCCATCGTCCGGGGCACCACGTCGCGGCGCATTGTGCGGCTGCTGCGCGGCGCGGGGGCGCTCGAGGTGCACGTCCGCATCTCGAGCCCGCCGTACGTCAGCCCGTGCCACTACGGGATCGACACGGCGAAGGAGGACGAACTCATCGCGGCGCGCCATTCCATTGAAGAGATCCGGCGCGCCATTGAGGCGGATTCGCTGGAGTTTCTCACGGTGGATGAACTCATGCAGGCGTTCGGCTTTCCGCCGGGATCGCCCGTGCCGTTCTGCAACGCGTGCTTTACGCGCCGCTATCCGACGAGTTTGATCGATCAGACGCTGAACGAGGGCATGGAGCCCATCCGCATAGGAGGGTGA
- the purM gene encoding phosphoribosylformylglycinamidine cyclo-ligase: MDLYKQAGVDIDAGNEAAKRYAGLAKATLRPEVLAAIGGFASGFALDLARFPEPVLVSGTDGVGTKLKIAIAAGRHDTIGIDCVAMCVNDILTVGAEPLFFLDYLAVGKLDVGVAEAVVSGVAEGCRQAGAALVGGETAEMPGMYGDGEYDLAGFAVGCVNRGEMVDGSAVREGDVLLGLASNGVHSNGYSLVRKLVAEHGLRLTDPFPGEDADVAEVLLRPTRIYVKSVLRLLREGVRVSAMAHITGGGIVDNLPRVMPEGCEAQVRRGSWPMQPVFQWLLEASGLSFEEASRIWNLGIGYVIALPEAEAARAAELLQVEGEAVYDIGRVARGARGVRFI; this comes from the coding sequence TTGGATCTGTACAAGCAAGCGGGCGTCGACATCGACGCGGGAAACGAGGCGGCGAAGCGGTACGCGGGACTGGCCAAGGCGACCCTTCGGCCCGAGGTGCTGGCGGCCATCGGTGGTTTTGCCAGCGGGTTCGCGCTCGATCTCGCCCGATTCCCGGAACCCGTCCTGGTTTCCGGCACCGACGGCGTCGGCACGAAGCTGAAGATCGCCATCGCCGCGGGGCGGCACGACACCATCGGCATTGACTGCGTGGCGATGTGCGTGAACGACATCCTGACGGTGGGCGCGGAGCCGCTCTTCTTCCTCGATTATCTGGCCGTCGGCAAGCTCGACGTCGGCGTGGCCGAGGCCGTGGTGTCAGGCGTGGCGGAGGGCTGCCGCCAGGCGGGCGCCGCGCTCGTGGGCGGCGAAACGGCCGAGATGCCCGGCATGTACGGCGATGGGGAGTACGATCTCGCCGGCTTCGCTGTGGGCTGCGTCAATCGCGGGGAGATGGTGGACGGATCGGCCGTGCGGGAGGGCGACGTGCTCCTCGGGCTCGCGTCAAACGGCGTGCACTCGAACGGCTACTCCCTCGTGCGCAAACTCGTGGCCGAGCACGGCCTTCGGCTGACCGATCCGTTCCCCGGCGAGGACGCGGATGTGGCCGAGGTGCTTTTGCGCCCCACGCGGATCTACGTCAAGAGCGTGCTCAGGCTCCTGCGCGAAGGCGTGCGGGTGTCCGCGATGGCGCACATCACGGGCGGCGGGATTGTCGACAACCTGCCGCGCGTGATGCCGGAGGGATGCGAGGCGCAGGTGCGGCGCGGATCGTGGCCGATGCAGCCGGTGTTTCAGTGGCTGCTTGAGGCGAGCGGCCTTTCCTTCGAGGAGGCGTCGCGCATCTGGAATCTCGGCATCGGCTACGTCATCGCCCTGCCGGAGGCGGAGGCCGCGCGCGCGGCGGAGCTTCTTCAGGTCGAGGGCGAGGCGGTGTACGACATCGGGCGCGTCGCGCGCGGGGCGCGGGGCGTGAGGTTCATATGA
- the purH gene encoding bifunctional phosphoribosylaminoimidazolecarboxamide formyltransferase/IMP cyclohydrolase, with the protein MAKLALVSVYDKGGIVPFCEALRDLGFDILSTGGTAKLLEQSGIPVTPIDEHTGFPEILDGRVKTLHPKVHGGLLARRDVPEHVRQIEEHGIRAIDLVVVNLYPFAKTIEREGVADEEAIEMIDIGGPAMLRSAAKNHEFVLPVIDPADYDRVLQALRQGEVPRALRRELAAKVFRTISRYDALIADYLAGHLDVSAEVAGDWPQVFHVTGVAKQDLRYGENPHQRAQFYMEPNATKATIARAEQLQGKELSYNNIQDADSALQILRAFDDFREPVAVAVKHMNPCGIGRGETLEQAFERAYEADPVSIFGGIVALNREVDRGLAERLAGIFLEIVIAPSFSEGAREVLAKKKNLRLLSVDMSQPLWRPGDVTFRRVTGGFLAQTVDLATPIDPRSWRVVTKRAPTDAEYEALRFAWRAVQFVKSNAIVVAERDKTLGIGAGQMNRVGAAEIALKQAGTRAKGAVLASDAFFPMRDTVDAAARAGIAAIVQPGGSIRDEDSIAAADEAGIAMVFTGERHFLH; encoded by the coding sequence GTGGCGAAACTGGCGCTCGTGAGCGTGTATGACAAGGGCGGGATTGTCCCCTTCTGCGAGGCGCTCAGGGATCTCGGCTTCGATATCCTCTCGACCGGCGGCACTGCGAAATTGCTGGAGCAGTCGGGCATTCCGGTCACGCCCATCGACGAGCACACCGGCTTTCCGGAAATTCTGGACGGCCGCGTGAAGACGCTCCACCCCAAGGTGCACGGCGGCCTGCTCGCGCGCCGCGATGTGCCCGAGCACGTCCGGCAGATCGAGGAGCACGGCATCCGCGCCATCGATCTCGTCGTCGTGAACCTGTACCCTTTCGCGAAGACCATCGAGCGCGAGGGCGTGGCGGACGAAGAGGCCATCGAGATGATCGACATCGGCGGCCCGGCCATGTTGAGAAGCGCCGCCAAAAATCACGAATTCGTGCTGCCCGTCATCGACCCCGCGGATTACGATCGCGTCCTTCAAGCGCTGCGCCAAGGAGAGGTGCCGCGGGCGCTTCGCCGCGAGCTCGCCGCGAAGGTGTTCCGGACCATTTCGCGCTACGACGCGCTCATCGCCGACTACCTGGCGGGTCATCTCGACGTAAGCGCCGAGGTGGCGGGCGACTGGCCGCAGGTGTTCCACGTGACGGGCGTCGCGAAGCAGGACCTGCGCTACGGGGAGAATCCGCACCAGCGCGCCCAGTTTTACATGGAGCCGAACGCCACCAAAGCCACCATCGCGCGCGCGGAGCAGCTTCAGGGCAAGGAACTCTCCTATAACAACATTCAGGACGCCGACAGCGCGCTTCAGATCCTGCGCGCGTTCGACGACTTCCGCGAGCCCGTCGCGGTGGCGGTGAAACACATGAATCCGTGCGGCATTGGCCGGGGCGAGACCCTTGAGCAGGCGTTCGAGCGGGCGTACGAGGCGGATCCCGTCTCCATCTTCGGCGGCATTGTTGCGCTGAACCGCGAGGTGGACCGCGGGCTGGCGGAACGGCTCGCCGGCATCTTCCTCGAGATTGTCATCGCGCCGTCGTTCAGCGAGGGGGCGCGCGAGGTCCTCGCCAAGAAGAAGAACCTGCGCCTTCTCTCGGTCGACATGTCGCAGCCCTTGTGGCGCCCCGGCGACGTGACGTTCCGGCGCGTGACGGGCGGCTTCCTGGCGCAGACGGTCGATCTCGCCACGCCCATCGATCCGCGCAGTTGGCGCGTCGTGACGAAGCGGGCGCCCACGGACGCCGAATATGAGGCGCTTCGCTTCGCGTGGCGCGCGGTGCAGTTCGTCAAGTCGAACGCCATCGTCGTGGCAGAGCGGGATAAGACGCTCGGCATCGGCGCGGGGCAGATGAACCGCGTCGGCGCGGCCGAGATCGCCCTCAAGCAAGCGGGGACGCGGGCGAAGGGCGCGGTGTTGGCGTCGGACGCGTTCTTCCCGATGCGAGACACCGTCGACGCCGCGGCGCGCGCGGGCATTGCCGCCATCGTCCAGCCGGGGGGTTCCATCCGCGACGAGGACAGCATCGCCGCCGCGGATGAGGCCGGGATCGCGATGGTGTTCACCGGCGAACGGCATTTCTTGCATTGA
- the purD gene encoding phosphoribosylamine--glycine ligase — protein MANEVRRPRVLVVGQGAREHAIVWKLAQSASRPELYAAPGNPGMAALAELVPVAASDHGALIRFCQDTGIDLVVVGPEQPLAEGMADALAVAGIPVFGPSREAAQLEASKAFSKRVMEEAGVPTARHRAFSDVEEARAYVRAQGAPIVVKADGLAAGKGVVVAETVTEAEAALEEMLVRGRFGTSGRRVVIEEFMQGVELSLMYFVDAHNAVPMLPARDFKRLLDGDRGPNTGGMGAFSPVPRVTEDVIDRVTREIVRPTLARLREMGVVYRGVLYAGLMLTDEGPKVVEFNCRFGDPETEVVLPLFAGDLFEVMWAVAHDRLDPAMVSWRQDAAVCVVMASAGYPASSETGVPIELPGEIPEGVTVFHAGTRFGDGGRLETSGGRVLTITAVDQNIPGAIDRAYTAVSSIHFNGAQYRRDIAHNWQS, from the coding sequence ATGGCAAACGAAGTGCGGCGCCCGCGCGTGCTCGTCGTCGGCCAGGGCGCTCGCGAGCACGCCATCGTCTGGAAGCTGGCGCAGAGCGCGAGCCGGCCCGAGCTGTACGCGGCGCCAGGGAACCCGGGCATGGCGGCGTTGGCTGAGCTTGTGCCCGTCGCCGCGTCCGATCACGGCGCTTTGATCCGATTCTGTCAGGACACGGGTATCGATCTCGTCGTGGTGGGCCCCGAGCAGCCGCTGGCCGAGGGCATGGCGGACGCGCTCGCCGTGGCGGGCATCCCGGTCTTTGGCCCGAGCCGCGAGGCGGCGCAGCTCGAGGCGTCCAAGGCGTTTTCCAAGCGCGTCATGGAGGAGGCGGGCGTGCCGACCGCGCGCCATCGGGCGTTTTCGGACGTGGAGGAGGCGCGCGCGTACGTCCGCGCGCAGGGCGCGCCCATTGTCGTCAAGGCGGACGGGCTCGCGGCGGGAAAGGGCGTGGTGGTGGCAGAAACCGTGACAGAAGCGGAGGCCGCGCTCGAGGAGATGCTCGTCCGCGGGCGGTTCGGCACGTCCGGCCGGCGTGTCGTGATCGAGGAATTCATGCAGGGCGTGGAGCTATCGCTCATGTACTTCGTGGACGCGCACAACGCCGTGCCGATGCTCCCCGCGCGCGACTTCAAGCGCCTGTTGGACGGCGATCGCGGCCCGAACACGGGCGGCATGGGAGCATTCTCGCCTGTGCCCCGCGTGACCGAGGACGTGATCGACCGCGTCACCCGAGAGATTGTGCGGCCGACGCTCGCGCGCCTGCGCGAGATGGGCGTGGTGTACCGCGGCGTGCTGTACGCCGGGCTCATGCTGACCGATGAGGGGCCGAAGGTGGTGGAGTTCAACTGCCGCTTCGGCGATCCGGAGACCGAGGTGGTCCTGCCGCTTTTCGCGGGCGATCTGTTCGAGGTCATGTGGGCGGTAGCGCACGATCGCCTCGATCCCGCCATGGTTTCGTGGCGCCAGGACGCGGCGGTGTGCGTGGTGATGGCGAGCGCGGGGTATCCGGCTTCGTCGGAGACGGGGGTGCCCATCGAGCTGCCGGGTGAAATCCCGGAGGGCGTGACGGTGTTTCATGCGGGGACGCGCTTCGGCGACGGCGGGCGCCTCGAGACCTCAGGCGGCCGGGTGCTCACCATCACCGCGGTCGATCAGAATATCCCAGGCGCTATCGACCGCGCCTACACGGCGGTTTCGTCAATCCACTTTAACGGAGCGCAGTATCGCCGCGATATCGCACATAATTGGCAATCCTAG